From the Cryptosporangium aurantiacum genome, one window contains:
- a CDS encoding (deoxy)nucleoside triphosphate pyrophosphohydrolase has translation MSNPLPPVSSAPLIVVGAAIVNDRGQVLAAQRAEPPALAGCWEFPGGKVEPGESDVSAIVRECREELGVEVELVERLGPDLPLQRDFGVLRVWIARLAEGEPTALEHAALRWLDATELDDVAWLPADAPLIDELRVRLAEWGG, from the coding sequence GTGTCCAATCCCCTCCCTCCTGTCTCGTCCGCCCCGCTGATCGTTGTCGGCGCCGCGATCGTGAACGACCGCGGGCAGGTGCTGGCCGCGCAGCGCGCCGAGCCGCCCGCGCTGGCCGGTTGCTGGGAGTTCCCGGGCGGCAAGGTCGAGCCGGGCGAGAGTGATGTGTCGGCGATCGTCCGCGAGTGCCGCGAGGAGCTCGGCGTCGAGGTTGAGCTCGTCGAACGGCTCGGGCCCGACCTTCCGCTGCAGCGTGACTTCGGAGTACTGCGGGTCTGGATCGCACGGCTCGCCGAGGGCGAGCCGACTGCCCTCGAACATGCCGCGCTTCGCTGGTTGGACGCGACGGAGCTGGACGACGTGGCCTGGCTGCCCGCCGACGCGCCGCTGATCGACGAGCTGCGCGTCCGATTGGCGGAGTGGGGCGGCTGA
- the trxA gene encoding thioredoxin has protein sequence MATVELTTENFNDTLARDGITLVDFWASWCGPCRQFAPVFEKASETHDDVVFGKVDTEAQQELAAAFDIQSIPTLLVVRDRVVLYAQPGALPGDVLDDLIEQARAVDMDDVRKQAAEAEAEASQA, from the coding sequence ATGGCCACGGTGGAACTCACCACCGAGAACTTCAACGACACGCTGGCGCGCGACGGAATCACGCTGGTGGACTTCTGGGCTTCCTGGTGCGGGCCGTGTCGCCAGTTCGCTCCGGTGTTCGAGAAGGCCTCCGAAACGCACGACGACGTCGTCTTCGGCAAGGTCGACACCGAGGCCCAGCAGGAGCTGGCGGCCGCGTTCGACATCCAGTCGATCCCGACGCTGCTGGTCGTTCGTGACCGCGTCGTGCTCTACGCCCAGCCGGGCGCGCTTCCGGGTGACGTCCTCGACGATCTGATCGAGCAGGCGCGGGCCGTCGACATGGACGACGTCCGCAAGCAGGCAGCCGAAGCTGAAGCCGAGGCCAGTCAGGCCTGA
- a CDS encoding EAL domain-containing protein, with translation MSTELVTGLASGSDYDPLDDASSWWGGQKSRSRPTMPPDPAQVRRQLAWRRAIQGVLADPEQIRVVFQPIADLARGTVAGYETLARIDVPVPGIGDRLSPDQWFGAAEENGLGPALEGVVIARALTRLGELPPNAFLTVNVSPHLLGTPELDEAFGSVPELSRVVVELTEHVAFGDLESITAETRRLRSAGALIAVDDAGSGYAGLQQILELRPQLVKLDRALVAGADRDPARAALAELLGQFAGRLDAWLLAEGIETVGELATFCRMGVPLGQGWLLGRPADRMMPLADEVRARVLAETTRVAVTDAIASVMLSRVTVTTADRVENVKTTEPAVVVDRSGAPVEMLAPDPRDGVPRRLPVSLRVLASDAADDVLMRALTRPAAHRFDPVVCTDSWGQVIGLVLVDELTRHVVGARPPARAVT, from the coding sequence ATGAGCACCGAGCTGGTCACAGGGCTCGCGAGCGGGTCCGACTACGACCCATTGGACGACGCGTCGTCCTGGTGGGGCGGCCAGAAGAGTCGGTCCCGTCCGACGATGCCCCCTGATCCGGCGCAGGTCCGGAGGCAGCTGGCGTGGCGCCGGGCGATCCAGGGCGTGCTGGCCGATCCGGAACAGATCCGGGTGGTGTTCCAGCCGATCGCCGACCTGGCCCGCGGCACGGTCGCCGGATACGAGACGCTGGCCCGCATCGACGTCCCGGTGCCGGGGATCGGCGACCGCCTCTCCCCCGATCAGTGGTTCGGCGCCGCCGAGGAGAACGGGCTCGGACCCGCGCTGGAGGGCGTCGTCATCGCCAGGGCGCTGACCCGGCTGGGTGAGTTGCCGCCGAACGCATTCCTCACCGTGAACGTCAGCCCGCATCTGCTCGGAACGCCGGAGCTCGACGAGGCGTTCGGGAGCGTCCCGGAGCTGTCCCGGGTCGTGGTTGAGCTCACCGAACACGTCGCCTTCGGCGACCTGGAGTCGATCACCGCCGAAACCCGCCGTCTGCGTTCTGCCGGCGCACTGATCGCGGTGGACGACGCGGGCAGCGGTTATGCGGGCTTGCAGCAGATCCTGGAGCTCCGCCCGCAACTGGTGAAGCTCGACCGGGCGCTGGTGGCCGGAGCCGACCGTGACCCGGCGCGGGCGGCGCTCGCCGAGCTGCTCGGTCAGTTCGCCGGGCGCCTGGACGCCTGGCTGCTCGCCGAGGGCATCGAGACCGTGGGCGAACTCGCGACGTTTTGCCGGATGGGCGTACCGCTCGGCCAGGGATGGCTGCTCGGACGCCCAGCGGACCGGATGATGCCGCTCGCCGACGAGGTGCGGGCTCGCGTGCTGGCCGAGACGACCCGGGTCGCGGTGACCGACGCGATCGCCAGCGTGATGCTGAGCCGCGTGACCGTGACCACGGCGGACCGGGTCGAGAACGTGAAGACGACGGAGCCGGCGGTGGTCGTGGACCGCTCCGGGGCGCCGGTCGAGATGCTCGCGCCGGACCCGCGGGACGGCGTGCCGCGGCGGCTGCCGGTGAGCCTGCGTGTGCTCGCCTCGGACGCCGCCGACGACGTGCTGATGCGGGCGCTGACCCGCCCGGCGGCACACCGATTCGATCCGGTCGTGTGCACGGACTCGTGGGGACAGGTGATCGGGCTCGTTCTGGTGGACGAGTTGACCCGTCACGTCGTCGGCGCTCGCCCCCCGGCCCGCGCCGTCACCTGA
- a CDS encoding DNA alkylation repair protein — MPFADELLGAPALTALIDALSEAAPGNPLTALRAVELGELPLRERSDLIRDALLTDLPGGYDAFAATIRAAQDGERPFTGWLIWPVTTAVVARALADDAAFDDGLALLAELTPRLTSEFAIRGLLAHDLDRALPIVLSWTTSPDEHVRRLATEGTRPFLPWTKRVPAILARPRATLPILSALYRDESEYVRRSVANHLNDLSREHPDLVVETAAAWLSAPDANTERVVRHGLRTLVKKGHPGALALLGFTTGAVLDVVGPTLAEVEIPFGGSVRFTATVTNTASAPAVIAVDYIVHHRKANGRLAGKTFKLTTATLAPGERRQISREHSFRPITTRRYYPGVHAIELQLNGVAAGRSEFTLNAGPPG; from the coding sequence ATGCCTTTCGCCGACGAACTGCTCGGGGCGCCCGCCCTCACCGCGCTGATCGACGCGCTGTCCGAGGCGGCGCCCGGAAATCCACTCACCGCGCTCCGGGCCGTCGAGCTGGGCGAGCTGCCGTTGCGCGAGCGTAGCGACCTGATCCGTGATGCGCTGCTCACCGATCTACCGGGCGGCTACGACGCGTTCGCGGCGACGATCCGTGCCGCTCAGGACGGGGAGCGGCCGTTCACCGGGTGGCTGATCTGGCCGGTGACCACCGCGGTCGTGGCACGGGCGCTGGCCGACGACGCCGCCTTCGACGACGGGCTGGCCCTGCTCGCGGAGCTCACGCCCCGGTTGACCAGCGAGTTCGCGATACGTGGTCTGTTGGCTCACGACCTCGACCGTGCGCTGCCGATCGTCCTGTCCTGGACGACGTCACCCGACGAACACGTGCGACGGCTGGCCACCGAGGGCACCCGGCCGTTCCTTCCCTGGACGAAACGCGTGCCGGCGATCCTCGCGCGGCCCCGGGCGACGCTGCCGATCCTGTCGGCGCTCTACCGCGACGAGAGCGAGTACGTCCGACGCTCGGTCGCCAACCACCTGAACGACCTGAGCCGCGAGCATCCCGACCTCGTCGTAGAGACCGCGGCGGCCTGGCTCTCGGCGCCGGATGCGAACACCGAGCGGGTCGTGCGCCACGGCCTGCGGACGCTCGTGAAGAAGGGGCATCCCGGTGCGCTCGCGCTGCTGGGCTTCACCACGGGCGCGGTGCTGGACGTCGTCGGGCCGACGCTCGCCGAGGTCGAGATCCCGTTCGGCGGGTCCGTGCGGTTCACCGCGACCGTGACGAACACCGCGTCGGCGCCGGCCGTCATCGCGGTCGACTACATCGTCCACCACCGCAAGGCGAACGGACGGCTCGCCGGCAAGACGTTCAAGCTCACCACCGCCACGCTCGCGCCGGGCGAGCGGCGGCAGATCTCCCGCGAGCACTCGTTCCGCCCGATCACGACCCGTCGCTACTACCCGGGGGTGCACGCGATCGAGCTGCAGCTGAACGGCGTCGCCGCCGGGCGCAGCGAGTTCACGTTGAACGCGGGGCCGCCGGGATGA
- a CDS encoding TetR/AcrR family transcriptional regulator, which yields MSPKQQRGAETAQRLLDAALAVHEEGGSEQFTVQAISAASGVSLGSLYHHFGSADGLAAALYARCMVALLEAVAAPLTTARTARAGVRGIAAAYLTFVAEQPAAARFIHASAVSGYLAAHAETVAAAKKPAIEPIFEWARPHVRAGRIVDLPEPLLEMLIIGPVAETARRYLAGVPGLDLAEAVRVLPERIWQAVRAPAEG from the coding sequence GTGTCACCCAAACAGCAGCGCGGCGCCGAAACCGCGCAGCGGTTGCTGGACGCCGCCCTCGCCGTGCACGAGGAGGGCGGCTCCGAGCAGTTCACGGTGCAGGCGATCAGCGCCGCCAGCGGCGTCAGCCTGGGGAGCCTGTACCACCACTTCGGCAGCGCCGACGGGTTGGCCGCGGCGCTGTACGCACGCTGCATGGTGGCGCTGCTGGAGGCGGTTGCCGCACCGCTGACCACGGCACGGACCGCGCGCGCCGGGGTCCGGGGCATCGCCGCCGCGTACCTGACGTTCGTCGCGGAGCAGCCGGCCGCGGCACGGTTCATCCACGCGTCGGCGGTGTCCGGCTACCTGGCCGCGCACGCCGAAACCGTCGCGGCGGCGAAGAAGCCCGCGATCGAGCCGATCTTCGAGTGGGCGCGGCCGCACGTCCGCGCCGGTCGAATCGTGGATCTGCCGGAGCCGCTGCTGGAGATGCTGATCATCGGTCCGGTCGCCGAGACCGCGCGGCGCTATCTGGCCGGCGTGCCCGGCCTCGACCTCGCGGAAGCCGTCCGGGTGCTGCCGGAGCGGATCTGGCAGGCAGTTCGTGCGCCGGCCGAGGGCTGA
- a CDS encoding SDR family NAD(P)-dependent oxidoreductase, which translates to MAKEADDARTVAITGANRGIGYAVAVELVRRGHRTVLVTRNAANGAAAVAALTRLAAGPPPVAVVGDLSTLSGVRAVADALRDACPRLDVLVHNAGLWPARRVLTTDGVEESFAVNHLAPFLLNHLLEPELVAARARVVQVSAGIYVKGRVDLERTPVGTDFSGFRTYADTKLCNVLTLPLFAERWADRGVTINAVHPGVIRTGLGARSGPLGLVLKVVKRRWAAPEEGARPIVRLVTEPVGNGGYYHLDQLTPLEGPAADRDLAQRVWAQAAALTGVTSDAAN; encoded by the coding sequence ATGGCGAAGGAAGCAGACGACGCGCGGACAGTGGCCATCACCGGCGCCAACCGGGGCATCGGGTATGCCGTCGCCGTGGAGCTCGTGCGCCGTGGCCACCGCACGGTGCTGGTCACCCGCAACGCCGCGAACGGTGCCGCTGCGGTGGCAGCACTGACCCGCCTGGCGGCGGGCCCGCCCCCGGTGGCGGTGGTCGGCGACCTCAGCACGCTGTCCGGCGTCCGGGCGGTTGCTGACGCTCTTCGGGACGCCTGCCCGCGGCTGGACGTCCTGGTGCACAACGCGGGGCTCTGGCCGGCGCGGCGGGTGCTGACCACGGACGGCGTCGAGGAGTCGTTCGCGGTCAACCACCTGGCGCCGTTCCTGCTCAACCACCTGCTGGAACCCGAGCTGGTGGCGGCGCGGGCCCGCGTCGTCCAGGTCAGCGCGGGCATCTACGTCAAGGGACGCGTCGACCTGGAACGCACGCCGGTCGGCACCGACTTCAGCGGGTTCCGCACGTACGCCGACACCAAACTGTGCAACGTTCTGACGCTGCCGCTCTTCGCCGAACGCTGGGCCGACCGGGGCGTGACGATCAACGCGGTCCACCCGGGCGTCATCCGGACCGGGCTCGGCGCCCGCTCCGGCCCGCTCGGGCTGGTGCTGAAGGTGGTGAAGCGCCGCTGGGCCGCCCCCGAGGAAGGCGCGCGGCCTATCGTCCGACTGGTGACGGAACCGGTAGGGAACGGCGGGTACTACCACCTCGACCAGCTGACACCGCTGGAAGGTCCGGCCGCGGACCGGGACCTGGCCCAGCGGGTCTGGGCGCAGGCCGCCGCGCTGACCGGCGTGACGTCCGACGCGGCCAACTGA
- a CDS encoding YciI family protein, whose translation MKYLLLIYSNPEQWEHPVFRHHPDFRTLPPDEQANLTAQWEELRREIVESGELIQGVALAEPRRARTVRSRDGVRLVTDGPYAEAKEHLAGYLVVECADPRRASEIASRIPDARFAAVEVRPIGTFSVG comes from the coding sequence ATGAAGTACCTGCTGCTGATCTACAGCAACCCCGAGCAGTGGGAGCACCCGGTCTTCCGCCACCATCCGGACTTCCGGACACTGCCGCCGGACGAGCAGGCGAACCTCACCGCGCAGTGGGAGGAGCTTCGCCGGGAGATCGTCGAGTCCGGCGAGCTGATCCAGGGTGTGGCGCTGGCCGAGCCGCGGCGGGCTCGTACGGTGCGATCGCGGGACGGCGTCCGCCTCGTGACGGATGGGCCGTACGCGGAGGCGAAGGAACATCTCGCGGGGTACCTGGTGGTCGAGTGTGCCGATCCGCGCCGTGCGTCGGAGATCGCGTCCCGCATCCCCGACGCGCGGTTCGCGGCGGTCGAGGTCCGTCCGATCGGGACGTTCAGCGTCGGCTGA
- a CDS encoding VOC family protein produces MGRPVVHFEIIGTDPAALRGYYGTLFGWNPTVGDATTETVSPPGTYGFINSSEAGINGGIGAGVRPHVLFYVAVEDVEEALREAERLGGTRVLGPEPSAGDFTVGQFTDPEGNLIGVAGPSA; encoded by the coding sequence ATGGGCCGCCCGGTAGTGCACTTCGAGATCATCGGCACCGACCCCGCCGCACTCCGCGGCTACTACGGCACCCTCTTCGGCTGGAACCCCACCGTCGGCGACGCCACCACCGAGACCGTCTCCCCACCCGGAACCTACGGCTTCATCAACAGCAGCGAGGCCGGGATCAACGGCGGGATCGGCGCCGGCGTCCGGCCGCACGTGTTGTTCTACGTGGCCGTCGAGGACGTCGAGGAAGCGCTGCGCGAAGCCGAGCGCCTGGGCGGAACGCGGGTGCTCGGCCCCGAGCCGTCCGCGGGAGACTTCACCGTCGGGCAGTTCACCGACCCGGAAGGCAACCTGATCGGCGTCGCGGGCCCGTCCGCGTAG